One Artemia franciscana chromosome 15, ASM3288406v1, whole genome shotgun sequence genomic window carries:
- the LOC136036383 gene encoding uncharacterized protein LOC136036383, whose protein sequence is MKAAQQQGGAPGNTIAHLNPSSPQMSDSKMEDSPSPAGSQQGYMHPGTPHHAHHQPGTPVNELSPPPPAMSNSPPLSITPWDIKPHIGDAGVIHHQQGVGYLPPHQYSWYPSGATGINHQGLLM, encoded by the coding sequence ATGAAGGCAGCTCAACAGCAAGGAGGTGCTCCTGGCAACACTATTGCACATCTAAACCCTTCCAGTCCACAAATGAGTGACTCCAAGATGGAAGACTCTCCTAGTCCTGCTGGTAGTCAGCAGGGATACATGCATCCAGGTACCCCACATCATGCTCATCATCAGCCAGGCACCCCGGTAAATGAGCTGTCTCCACCACCTCCAGCGATGTCTAATAGTCCTCCATTGTCAATCACGCCATGGGATATCAAGCCCCATATAGGAGATGCTGGTGTGATACATCACCAGCAAGGGGTTGGATACTTACCCCCTCACCAATATTCATGGTATCCATCTGGAGCCACAGGGATAAATCATCAGGGATTGCTGATGTAG